From one Rhodothermales bacterium genomic stretch:
- a CDS encoding DNA internalization-related competence protein ComEC/Rec2 encodes MTPRLHRYPALYLALGLATGVVVGRLVPASVMPLCLGAGVACAGTALAVFTFFRKTFISPAPLLATALVVIAAVWLGAAGYMARYGYASSDEVARRIGLLSPETLLHGHVVSAPRRDSVRTGFTLELEAVGPEKDPVRGRVRLTLREAMPELGAGQRIEVKARLAVPSERRNPADFSYREYLLRQGVRSVGTVPSRSDIHIVDQPRPVARFLGRLRRFMLTALGLHVVHPEARAILEALLTGSRDNMDEERRGQLARTGLAHLLAVSGLHVLLVGMLLYRHLGPFAIRAGLGWRGMEWLRSVLTLLVLTCYALLVGAAPSVVRAVTMAGAFLGGHVLQRPSYPINALSVAGAVLLIVNPGVLFDAGFQLSFAAVAAIVLFVPAWQEALPEAWRAGKVRTWLVDMVLVSAAATLGTAPVMMHQFGQVALAGILLNIPSIPAASLALACGILTLLASPMSLGVASAFGAVAETASLFVLSVAAWGDRWMPLLNVSLALIHPLPAAALVAGVVALYTAMAARWRWRAAIAALALFASHQFGSVLRAPELSVVYLDVGQGDAALVRMPGGRTLLVDAGPADPYIDQGERTLLPHFRRYGLRRIDDVVITHPHNDHMGGLPTLLRGVRIGRLLVSGAAYTSDLMEEVDRLADSLGVSVQVLSAGDTLALDPTVHVFVAGPAPALRAHENVNESSVVLRLQYGESRFLFTGDAEEEGERALVARYPHLLASDVVKVGHHGSSTSSAAWFVPYVATEAGVAIVSVAKRNRYGLPDEEVIARWPAHGMLLFQTSEEGAIWLVSDGKHIVRRDWRAD; translated from the coding sequence ATGACGCCTCGCCTCCATCGATATCCCGCCCTCTACCTCGCCCTGGGGCTGGCTACGGGCGTTGTGGTGGGTCGTCTCGTGCCGGCGAGCGTGATGCCCCTGTGCCTTGGCGCCGGTGTGGCATGCGCCGGGACGGCCCTGGCCGTGTTCACGTTCTTCCGCAAGACCTTCATTTCCCCGGCGCCATTACTCGCCACCGCGCTGGTCGTGATCGCGGCCGTCTGGCTTGGAGCGGCTGGTTATATGGCGCGATATGGCTATGCGTCGTCGGATGAGGTAGCCCGCCGGATAGGCCTTCTCTCCCCCGAGACGCTGCTTCACGGCCACGTGGTGAGTGCACCGCGGCGGGATTCGGTGCGGACGGGGTTTACCTTGGAGTTGGAGGCGGTCGGGCCGGAAAAAGACCCGGTTCGAGGCCGCGTCCGCCTTACGCTACGAGAGGCTATGCCGGAGTTGGGGGCCGGCCAGCGCATCGAAGTGAAAGCCCGGCTGGCCGTCCCTTCCGAACGCCGCAACCCGGCTGACTTTTCGTATCGGGAGTACCTGCTGCGCCAGGGTGTGCGGAGTGTCGGGACGGTGCCCTCCCGGTCCGATATCCACATCGTCGATCAGCCTCGCCCGGTCGCCCGGTTTCTGGGTCGGCTCAGGCGCTTCATGCTCACCGCTCTCGGGCTCCATGTGGTGCATCCGGAAGCTCGCGCCATTCTGGAGGCGCTGCTGACGGGCAGCCGGGACAACATGGACGAGGAGCGTCGCGGACAGCTCGCGCGGACGGGTCTGGCTCACTTGCTGGCTGTATCCGGATTACACGTGTTGCTGGTGGGCATGCTCTTGTACCGTCATCTGGGGCCATTTGCCATTCGGGCCGGTCTGGGATGGCGGGGTATGGAGTGGTTGCGCAGTGTGCTGACCTTGCTGGTACTCACGTGCTACGCCCTGCTGGTGGGGGCGGCCCCTTCGGTTGTGCGGGCCGTCACGATGGCCGGCGCCTTTCTGGGCGGCCACGTCCTCCAGCGGCCGAGTTACCCGATCAACGCACTGAGTGTGGCGGGGGCGGTATTGCTGATCGTAAATCCCGGGGTCCTGTTTGATGCCGGCTTCCAGCTTTCGTTTGCCGCCGTCGCCGCGATTGTGCTGTTTGTGCCGGCGTGGCAGGAGGCACTGCCCGAGGCCTGGCGCGCCGGGAAGGTGCGGACCTGGTTGGTGGATATGGTGTTGGTGTCCGCCGCCGCGACACTCGGGACGGCCCCGGTGATGATGCATCAGTTCGGGCAGGTCGCCCTGGCTGGCATCCTCCTTAACATCCCATCGATTCCCGCCGCATCGCTCGCTCTGGCGTGTGGTATTCTGACCCTGCTCGCTAGCCCGATGAGTTTGGGTGTGGCTTCCGCCTTTGGCGCCGTGGCAGAGACCGCCTCCCTGTTTGTGTTATCCGTTGCCGCCTGGGGGGATCGCTGGATGCCGCTGCTCAATGTATCACTGGCGCTCATCCATCCGCTGCCGGCTGCGGCGCTGGTTGCCGGTGTGGTGGCGCTGTATACAGCGATGGCCGCCCGCTGGCGCTGGCGGGCAGCCATCGCGGCCCTCGCGTTGTTCGCCAGCCATCAATTCGGCTCCGTCCTGCGCGCCCCTGAACTGTCCGTTGTATACCTCGACGTCGGCCAGGGCGACGCCGCGCTGGTACGGATGCCCGGAGGACGGACGCTACTCGTCGACGCCGGCCCCGCCGACCCGTATATCGATCAGGGCGAGCGGACGTTGTTGCCCCATTTCCGTCGGTATGGCCTCCGTCGGATCGATGACGTGGTCATCACCCATCCGCACAACGACCACATGGGGGGGCTCCCAACGTTGCTACGGGGGGTGCGGATCGGCCGGCTGCTCGTCAGCGGCGCCGCGTATACCAGCGACCTCATGGAGGAGGTGGACCGCCTGGCCGATAGCCTGGGCGTTTCGGTACAGGTGTTGAGTGCCGGCGACACCCTGGCGCTGGATCCCACAGTCCACGTGTTCGTGGCGGGCCCGGCGCCGGCGTTGCGCGCGCATGAGAATGTAAACGAGTCCTCGGTCGTGCTGCGCCTCCAGTATGGCGAATCGCGATTCCTGTTCACCGGCGACGCAGAGGAAGAGGGGGAGCGGGCCCTCGTTGCCCGATACCCTCATCTGCTAGCCTCCGATGTGGTCAAAGTGGGCCATCATGGTTCCTCCACCAGCAGCGCGGCGTGGTTTGTCCCCTACGTGGCCACGGAAGCCGGGGTGGCCATTGTAAGCGTGGCGAAGCGCAACCGGTACGGATTACCGGACGAAGAGGTGATCGCGCGCTGGCCGGCCCACGGGATGCTCCTGTTCCAGACCTCGGAGGAAGGGGCCATCTGGCTCGTGAGCGATGGGAAACACATCGTCCGCCGGGACTGGCGCGCCGATTGA
- the nusB gene encoding transcription antitermination factor NusB gives MSSRRIVRERVMQALYAYKLAGGDPQHCINTVLKPDLEESEANLKFATALFLRSLDFFDVADEIIANHTQNWEVSRIALIDRLLLVMAICEFLSFEDIPPKVSINEAIEVAKKYSTSRSGKFINGILDAVLLDLQKEGKLKKSGRGLVGMDTIQSRIVT, from the coding sequence ATGAGCAGCCGACGCATTGTGAGAGAGCGGGTCATGCAGGCGCTGTATGCCTACAAGCTGGCCGGCGGGGACCCTCAACACTGCATCAACACAGTGCTGAAGCCCGATTTGGAGGAGAGCGAAGCTAATCTGAAGTTTGCTACGGCCCTTTTTCTCCGTTCGCTCGATTTCTTTGATGTGGCCGACGAAATCATCGCCAATCATACGCAGAACTGGGAGGTCTCGCGTATTGCATTGATCGACCGCCTCCTCCTGGTCATGGCGATCTGCGAGTTCTTATCCTTCGAGGACATCCCGCCCAAGGTATCCATCAACGAAGCGATCGAGGTGGCCAAGAAGTACAGTACGTCGCGAAGCGGTAAGTTCATCAATGGCATCCTGGATGCCGTGCTTCTCGATCTGCAGAAAGAGGGAAAGCTGAAAAAATCAGGGCGTGGGCTGGTCGGCATGGATACGATTCAAAGCCGAATCGTCACGTAA
- a CDS encoding metallophosphoesterase family protein: MGLIAIGDIHGCVKTLDALLEQLSPREDDHLVFIGDYIDRGPDSKGVIDRLITLAETVPCTFLRGNHEVFLLNHFDGNRHDDEVWYLNGGRQTMKSYADGSGRESLPESHLQFIRDTKLYLDTGEFFFVHAGLQPHISVAENLRHPSEKTFLWDRSHFSARFLVWEKTVVCGHTPHPEPINHRQLISIDTGCVYYMYPGMGRLCGVRLPEREFVMVNYIG; encoded by the coding sequence ATGGGCCTCATTGCGATCGGGGATATACATGGGTGTGTAAAAACGCTCGATGCCCTTCTGGAACAACTCTCCCCCCGAGAAGACGATCACCTCGTGTTTATCGGGGATTATATCGATCGCGGGCCCGATTCGAAGGGAGTGATCGATCGGTTGATCACGCTCGCCGAAACCGTTCCCTGTACGTTTTTGCGAGGCAATCACGAAGTATTTCTCCTCAATCACTTTGACGGCAACCGGCACGACGACGAGGTGTGGTACCTCAACGGCGGCCGGCAAACCATGAAAAGCTACGCGGATGGATCCGGTCGCGAGTCTCTTCCCGAATCCCATCTGCAGTTCATCCGCGATACAAAGCTTTATCTGGACACTGGGGAGTTCTTTTTTGTACACGCCGGCCTCCAACCCCATATAAGCGTCGCCGAAAACCTCCGCCACCCGTCTGAGAAGACCTTCCTGTGGGATCGCTCGCACTTCTCGGCGCGCTTCCTGGTATGGGAGAAAACGGTCGTCTGCGGGCACACACCCCACCCTGAGCCGATCAACCACCGCCAGTTGATCAGCATCGATACCGGTTGCGTGTATTACATGTATCCGGGCATGGGGCGCCTCTGTGGTGTCCGCTTGCCGGAGCGGGAGTTCGTGATGGTAAACTACATAGGCTGA
- the ychF gene encoding redox-regulated ATPase YchF gives MSLRCGIVGLPNVGKSTLFNALSNAGAESANYPFCTIEPNVGVVAVPDPRLTRLAETARSAKLVPATIEFVDIAGLVAGASKGEGLGNQFLAHIREVDAIIHVVRCFDDENVTHVEGSVDPARDVEIIHTELLLKDMETAEKRIDRTRKLLKTGDKKVQTELAFYERVMAHLETPLLARAMEVKKEELEWMKSLFLLTQKPVLFAANVRESDLPDGNAYVETLRQIAAAENAAVIVVCAELEAQLGEIEPSERAAFLNDMGLDEAGLDRLVHTAYSLLGLITYFTAGPKEARAWTIPIGTKAPQAAGVIHSDFERGFIRAETIKYSDYITLGTEAAARDAGLMRSEGKEYVVLDGDVMLFRFNV, from the coding sequence ATGTCTCTCCGTTGCGGCATCGTCGGTCTTCCGAATGTCGGTAAATCCACGCTTTTTAATGCGCTGAGCAATGCTGGCGCCGAGTCCGCCAACTACCCGTTCTGCACCATCGAACCCAATGTCGGGGTGGTCGCCGTGCCCGATCCCCGCCTCACCCGTCTGGCGGAGACGGCCAGATCGGCCAAGCTGGTGCCGGCAACCATCGAGTTTGTGGACATCGCCGGCCTGGTCGCCGGCGCCTCAAAGGGAGAAGGCCTGGGCAACCAGTTCCTGGCGCATATCCGCGAAGTAGACGCGATCATACACGTCGTTCGCTGCTTCGACGACGAAAATGTCACCCACGTCGAAGGATCGGTGGACCCCGCGCGCGACGTGGAGATCATCCACACGGAGCTCCTGCTGAAGGACATGGAGACGGCAGAGAAACGCATCGACCGGACGCGCAAACTGCTCAAGACGGGCGACAAAAAGGTGCAGACGGAGCTGGCATTTTACGAACGGGTGATGGCCCACCTCGAGACGCCGCTGCTGGCCCGCGCGATGGAGGTAAAAAAAGAGGAGTTGGAGTGGATGAAGTCGCTGTTCCTCCTCACTCAGAAGCCCGTACTGTTCGCCGCCAACGTCAGGGAATCGGATCTGCCGGACGGCAATGCGTATGTCGAGACACTGCGCCAGATCGCGGCAGCGGAAAACGCCGCCGTCATCGTCGTCTGCGCCGAACTCGAAGCCCAACTGGGCGAGATCGAGCCCTCCGAACGCGCGGCGTTCCTGAATGATATGGGGCTCGATGAAGCCGGCCTGGACCGACTGGTACACACGGCCTACTCACTCCTCGGCCTCATCACCTACTTCACCGCCGGCCCGAAGGAGGCCCGCGCCTGGACCATTCCGATTGGCACCAAAGCCCCACAGGCCGCCGGCGTGATCCATAGCGATTTCGAACGCGGCTTCATCCGAGCCGAGACCATCAAATACTCGGATTATATCACCCTCGGCACGGAAGCCGCCGCCCGAGATGCCGGCCTCATGCGCTCCGAAGGCAAGGAATACGTGGTGCTAGACGGCGATGTGATGCTGTTTCGGTTTAATGTCTGA
- a CDS encoding FtsX-like permease family protein, with amino-acid sequence MDYRLLIARRYLFSPRRVTLISIITGISVFGVALGVASLIVVLSVMNGFSEVVRGLLVGLDPHVRIVAVDNREPVPSDSLLAIAAALPHVISAAPYVQGKALLVMEGMSDMNRVVIVRGVETASAGKVSDVVEKTTMGAFDLDRRAGRAGVVVGRNLGQSLGLFPPATAEGLPSTGEERGSSVYLLTAPGIERMMTQLLGAMPSSPYEVRGLYEMEPVYDETHVFIDLAEAQRLYRMNDRVSGIELRLDDLNRAAEVKELLTARLDTARVEIFTWYDLKKSLYEVMELEKWGASLVLFLIVVVAAFNIVGSLTMVVIEKRHDIGVLKAMGVSRRNVLTIFLTEGALIGAIGTGVGLFFGLGLSLAQHHLHLVPMAEAESFILDAYPIAIRGFDVGLIVVVALGLCIAAAIYPSLRAAAIEPADAVRIGD; translated from the coding sequence GTGGATTACCGCCTGCTCATCGCGCGCCGCTACCTGTTCAGTCCCCGACGCGTCACGCTGATCTCGATCATCACGGGTATTTCGGTGTTCGGTGTCGCGCTGGGCGTGGCGTCGCTCATCGTCGTTTTGTCCGTGATGAATGGCTTCTCGGAGGTGGTGCGCGGGCTGCTGGTCGGGCTTGATCCCCATGTCCGCATCGTCGCTGTGGACAACCGCGAGCCGGTGCCATCGGATTCGTTGCTCGCTATCGCGGCGGCCCTCCCTCATGTGATTTCCGCTGCGCCCTATGTGCAGGGCAAGGCGCTCCTGGTCATGGAGGGGATGAGCGACATGAACCGGGTGGTGATCGTGCGCGGCGTAGAAACGGCGTCGGCGGGCAAGGTGAGCGATGTGGTGGAGAAGACGACTATGGGCGCATTCGATCTGGATCGGCGCGCCGGCCGGGCCGGCGTGGTCGTTGGCCGGAATCTGGGGCAGAGCCTGGGGCTGTTTCCGCCCGCGACGGCCGAGGGTCTCCCGTCTACCGGAGAGGAACGGGGCAGCAGCGTCTATCTGCTGACGGCGCCGGGTATCGAGCGCATGATGACCCAGCTGCTTGGCGCCATGCCCTCCAGCCCGTACGAGGTCCGCGGCTTATATGAAATGGAGCCGGTATACGACGAGACGCACGTGTTTATCGACCTCGCCGAAGCACAACGCCTGTACCGGATGAACGACCGCGTCTCGGGCATCGAACTCCGCCTGGACGACCTCAACCGCGCCGCCGAGGTCAAGGAGCTCCTGACCGCTCGCCTGGATACCGCGCGCGTGGAGATCTTTACGTGGTACGATCTCAAGAAGTCCCTCTACGAGGTGATGGAACTCGAGAAATGGGGTGCCTCGCTCGTTCTCTTCCTCATCGTAGTCGTCGCCGCGTTTAATATCGTCGGGTCGCTGACGATGGTGGTGATCGAGAAACGCCACGACATTGGGGTCCTGAAAGCAATGGGGGTGTCCAGGCGCAATGTGCTGACGATCTTCCTGACGGAAGGCGCCCTGATCGGCGCGATCGGCACCGGGGTCGGCCTCTTTTTTGGCCTCGGCCTGTCGCTTGCGCAACACCATCTGCACCTGGTGCCGATGGCCGAGGCGGAGTCCTTCATCCTGGACGCGTACCCGATCGCCATCCGCGGCTTCGATGTCGGACTCATCGTGGTGGTCGCGCTCGGGCTCTGTATCGCTGCCGCCATCTATCCCTCGCTCCGCGCCGCCGCGATCGAGCCGGCGGACGCCGTCCGAATCGGAGATTAA
- the rpmB gene encoding 50S ribosomal protein L28 has product MARKDQITGKGPMSGNHVSHANNKVRRRFNVNLQKKRFYIPEEKRWITLRVSAQTIKTINKNGIAAVLKEARAQGVRV; this is encoded by the coding sequence ATGGCACGGAAAGACCAGATCACCGGTAAGGGCCCTATGTCGGGGAATCACGTTTCGCATGCGAATAACAAGGTTCGCCGGCGTTTCAACGTGAATCTGCAGAAGAAGCGGTTCTATATTCCGGAAGAGAAGCGGTGGATCACGTTGCGGGTTTCCGCGCAGACGATCAAGACGATCAACAAGAACGGCATCGCGGCTGTTCTGAAAGAAGCGCGCGCCCAGGGCGTTCGCGTCTGA
- the rpmG gene encoding 50S ribosomal protein L33 — protein MAKGKETRIKVILECTEAPGTSRYSTIKNRRNTPARMELKKYNPVLRKMTLHKEIK, from the coding sequence ATGGCAAAAGGAAAAGAAACTCGGATCAAGGTGATTCTGGAGTGCACCGAAGCTCCCGGCACCTCCCGCTACTCCACGATCAAGAACCGGCGTAATACGCCGGCCCGCATGGAGTTGAAGAAGTACAACCCGGTGCTTCGCAAGATGACGCTCCATAAGGAGATCAAGTAA